A genomic stretch from Desulfatitalea tepidiphila includes:
- a CDS encoding P-II family nitrogen regulator has protein sequence MKKIEAIIKPFKLDDVKEALNEIGIQGMTISEVKGYGRQKGHKEIYRGAEYVVDFIPKIKLEIVVESGWVDKVVETIKSSAHTGKLGDGKIFVFPVEQAIRVRTGETGNDAL, from the coding sequence ATGAAAAAGATCGAAGCCATTATCAAACCGTTCAAACTGGATGACGTCAAGGAAGCGTTGAACGAGATCGGCATCCAGGGCATGACCATTTCGGAAGTCAAGGGTTACGGGCGCCAGAAGGGTCATAAGGAGATCTACCGCGGTGCGGAGTACGTGGTGGATTTCATCCCCAAGATCAAGTTGGAGATTGTGGTCGAATCCGGCTGGGTGGACAAGGTGGTCGAGACCATCAAGTCTTCGGCCCACACCGGCAAACTGGGCGACGGAAAAATCTTCGTCTTCCCGGTCGAGCAGGCGATCCGCGTGCGTACCGGCGAAACCGGCAACGACGCCCTGTAG
- the glnA gene encoding type I glutamate--ammonia ligase, with protein MTPKDVLKMVKDTGAKMIDMRFMDFPGLWQHFSVPSSQLDEGSFEEGFGFDGSSIRGWQPINASDMLVIPVPETAKMDPFFKDPTLVMICNIADPITREPYSRDPRHIAAKAEAYLKSSGIGDTAFIGPEAEFFIFDDIRFDSGRNHAFYEIDSIEGVWNTGRDECPNLGYKPRQKEGYFPVPPMDKFQDLRAEMALTLIDLGIDIEAQHHEVATAGQCEIDMRFKPLLQMADQLQWFKYVLKNVAYRNGHTVTFMPKPLFEDNGTGMHTHISIWRDGNPLFAGDKYAGLSEMGLHAIGGILKHARAICAFSNPTTNSYKRLVPGFEAPVNLAYSSRNRSAAVRIPMYSASPKAKRLEFRTPDPSCNGYLAFSALLMAVIDGIENKIDPGDPLDKDIYGLPPEELALIPNAPGSLEEALQSLAEDKEFLTKGDVFTEDALDMWVKYKTEKEVNPVKLRPHPHEFALYFDI; from the coding sequence ATGACACCCAAAGACGTACTTAAGATGGTCAAGGACACCGGCGCGAAGATGATCGATATGCGCTTTATGGATTTCCCCGGGTTGTGGCAGCATTTTTCGGTGCCGTCTTCGCAACTGGACGAAGGCAGCTTCGAAGAGGGCTTCGGCTTCGACGGTTCCAGTATTCGCGGCTGGCAGCCGATCAACGCCAGCGATATGCTGGTGATCCCGGTGCCGGAAACCGCCAAGATGGACCCTTTTTTCAAGGATCCGACCCTGGTGATGATCTGCAATATCGCCGATCCTATCACCCGTGAGCCTTACAGCCGTGATCCGCGCCACATCGCCGCCAAGGCCGAGGCGTATCTGAAGAGCAGCGGCATCGGAGACACCGCCTTCATCGGTCCGGAAGCCGAATTCTTCATCTTCGATGACATTCGTTTCGATTCGGGACGCAACCACGCCTTCTACGAAATAGATTCCATCGAGGGCGTCTGGAATACCGGCCGCGACGAGTGCCCCAACCTGGGCTACAAGCCGCGCCAGAAAGAGGGCTACTTCCCGGTGCCGCCTATGGACAAGTTCCAGGATCTGCGTGCCGAAATGGCCCTGACCCTGATCGATCTGGGCATCGACATCGAGGCCCAGCATCACGAGGTGGCCACCGCCGGCCAGTGCGAAATCGACATGCGCTTCAAGCCCCTGCTGCAGATGGCCGACCAGCTGCAGTGGTTCAAGTATGTGCTCAAGAACGTCGCCTATCGCAACGGCCACACGGTCACCTTCATGCCCAAGCCGCTCTTCGAGGACAACGGCACCGGCATGCACACCCACATCAGCATCTGGAGGGACGGAAACCCCCTGTTCGCCGGCGACAAGTATGCCGGGTTGAGCGAGATGGGCCTGCACGCGATCGGCGGCATCCTCAAACACGCCCGAGCGATCTGCGCTTTCAGCAATCCGACCACCAACTCCTACAAACGGCTCGTGCCCGGCTTCGAGGCACCGGTGAACCTGGCCTACTCCAGCCGCAACCGCAGCGCGGCCGTGCGCATCCCCATGTACTCTGCTTCGCCCAAGGCCAAACGCCTCGAGTTCCGCACCCCGGATCCCTCGTGCAACGGCTACCTGGCCTTCTCGGCCCTGCTGATGGCGGTGATCGACGGCATCGAGAACAAGATCGATCCGGGCGATCCGCTGGACAAGGACATCTACGGCCTGCCGCCCGAGGAACTGGCCTTGATTCCCAACGCCCCCGGCTCCCTGGAAGAGGCCCTGCAGTCCCTGGCCGAGGACAAGGAGTTCCTGACCAAGGGCGACGTCTTCACCGAGGACGCTCTGGACATGTGGGTCAAGTACAAGACCGAGAAAGAGGTCAACCCGGTCAAACTGCGGCCGCATCCCCACGAGTTCGCCCTCTACTTCGACATATAG
- the asnB gene encoding asparagine synthase (glutamine-hydrolyzing), giving the protein MCGIAGIVNFSAREDRVPLLDRMLRAMSHRGPDATGLYLADDIGLGHARLSIIDLSGGYQPIHNEDRTVWVIFNGEIFNYPELRAELVKKGHQFYTQSDTETIVHLYEAYGADLFTHLNGQFAIALWDQRRRTLLLGRDRMGIRPLFYHQQGDRLIFASEIKALLADPRTPRRLDPQTLSDVFTCWTPVDPLTAFDEVYQLPPGHLALFDADGLNIRRYWQLRFDDAHPDARPEAEWAEEMRALLLDAARIRLRADVPVGAYLSGGIDSTYISTLVRNNFNNTLNTFSVQFADARFDESRFQQTALSAIQTRHRAIQCSDRDIGQLFPQVVWHAEVPMIRTAPAPLMMLAGLVRQSDFKVVLTGEGADEIFGGYNIFKEAKIRRFWARHPDSACRPHLLRKLYPYIFNADTGQPNAFLFGFFKKNLTDVASPVYSHMVRWLNTSQLKSFFMPGRLPEQSKELSAFVGRITDRLPEGFDRWSPLSKAQYLESTLFLSNYLLSSQGDRMAMAHSVEGRFPFLDHRVVELAARMPAKLRLNGLTEKYLLKQIARQQVPAELIDRAKQPYRAPISRCFMGDDPPEYVTDLLSENGIKTAGYFDAQKVQRLTAKCRQQDGRLASERENMALVAILSTQLLDHHFIRYFPNYPDEALAHTVIERQAGI; this is encoded by the coding sequence ATGTGTGGCATTGCCGGCATCGTCAATTTTAGCGCGCGCGAAGATCGGGTGCCCCTGCTCGATCGCATGCTGCGCGCCATGTCCCATCGGGGGCCCGACGCCACCGGGCTCTACCTGGCCGACGATATCGGCCTGGGGCATGCGCGCCTGAGCATCATCGACCTGAGCGGCGGGTACCAGCCGATTCATAACGAGGATCGAACCGTCTGGGTGATCTTCAACGGTGAGATCTTCAATTATCCCGAGCTGCGCGCCGAGCTGGTCAAAAAGGGGCACCAATTCTACACCCAGAGCGATACGGAAACCATCGTCCATCTCTACGAAGCATACGGCGCGGATCTTTTTACCCATCTCAACGGCCAGTTTGCCATCGCCCTGTGGGACCAGCGCCGACGAACCTTGCTGCTCGGCCGCGATCGCATGGGCATCCGGCCGCTGTTTTACCACCAGCAGGGCGACCGCCTGATATTCGCCTCGGAAATCAAGGCGTTGTTGGCCGATCCCCGCACCCCGCGCCGTCTCGACCCCCAGACCCTGTCGGACGTCTTCACCTGTTGGACCCCGGTGGATCCCCTCACCGCTTTCGACGAGGTGTATCAGTTGCCGCCGGGCCATCTGGCCCTGTTCGATGCCGACGGCCTGAACATCCGGCGCTACTGGCAGTTGCGCTTTGACGATGCCCATCCCGATGCGCGACCCGAGGCGGAGTGGGCCGAAGAGATGAGGGCGCTGCTGCTCGACGCGGCCCGCATCCGGCTGCGGGCCGATGTGCCCGTGGGCGCCTACCTGAGCGGCGGAATCGATTCCACCTACATCAGCACCCTGGTGCGCAACAACTTCAACAACACCCTCAACACCTTTTCCGTGCAGTTCGCCGACGCCCGCTTCGATGAATCGCGCTTTCAACAGACGGCCCTGTCGGCCATTCAGACCCGGCATCGTGCCATCCAGTGTTCGGATCGGGATATCGGCCAGCTGTTTCCCCAGGTGGTATGGCACGCCGAGGTGCCCATGATCCGCACCGCGCCGGCGCCGCTCATGATGCTCGCCGGGCTGGTGCGGCAGAGTGACTTCAAGGTGGTGCTCACCGGTGAAGGGGCCGACGAGATTTTCGGCGGCTACAACATCTTCAAGGAGGCCAAGATCCGCCGCTTCTGGGCGCGCCACCCGGATTCGGCCTGCCGGCCCCATTTGCTCCGCAAGCTCTATCCCTACATTTTCAATGCCGACACCGGCCAGCCCAACGCCTTTCTCTTCGGATTTTTCAAAAAGAATCTGACCGACGTGGCATCCCCGGTCTATTCCCACATGGTGCGCTGGCTCAACACCAGCCAGTTGAAAAGCTTTTTCATGCCCGGCCGGCTGCCCGAACAGTCAAAAGAGCTCTCCGCCTTCGTGGGGCGCATCACCGACCGCCTGCCCGAAGGTTTCGACCGCTGGTCGCCGCTATCCAAGGCCCAATACTTGGAAAGCACGTTGTTTCTGTCCAACTACCTGCTTTCTTCCCAGGGCGACCGCATGGCCATGGCCCATTCGGTGGAGGGCCGCTTTCCGTTTCTCGACCACCGCGTGGTCGAACTGGCCGCCCGGATGCCGGCCAAGCTGCGTCTCAACGGCTTGACCGAGAAGTACCTGCTCAAGCAGATCGCCCGGCAGCAGGTACCGGCCGAACTCATCGACCGGGCCAAGCAACCCTATCGCGCGCCCATCAGCCGGTGTTTCATGGGCGACGATCCGCCCGAGTACGTCACCGACCTGCTGTCGGAAAACGGCATCAAGACGGCCGGGTATTTCGATGCGCAAAAAGTCCAGCGCCTGACGGCCAAGTGCCGGCAGCAGGATGGGCGTCTGGCCAGCGAGCGGGAGAATATGGCACTGGTGGCCATCTTGTCGACCCAACTGCTCGATCATCACTTCATCCGCTATTTTCCGAACTACCCGGACGAAGCCCTGGCCCATACCGTGATCGAACGACAGGCCGGGATATGA
- a CDS encoding P-II family nitrogen regulator, translating to MKKIEAVIKPFRLDEVKDALNRLGVSGMTISEVKGFGRQRGHKEVYRGTEYQVDFVPKVKIEIVVAAEMVDKVVATIAENANTQKVGDGKIFVLPLEQAVRIRTGESGKDAI from the coding sequence ATGAAAAAAATCGAAGCAGTCATCAAGCCGTTTCGCCTGGATGAGGTTAAAGACGCCCTGAACCGGCTGGGGGTCTCCGGTATGACCATCAGCGAAGTCAAGGGGTTCGGACGCCAGCGGGGCCATAAAGAGGTCTATCGCGGCACCGAATACCAGGTCGACTTCGTACCCAAAGTGAAAATCGAAATCGTCGTCGCAGCGGAGATGGTCGACAAGGTCGTCGCGACGATCGCCGAAAACGCCAACACCCAGAAGGTGGGCGACGGTAAGATTTTCGTCCTGCCGCTGGAGCAGGCGGTGCGGATCAGAACCGGGGAATCGGGCAAGGATGCAATTTGA
- the glnD gene encoding [protein-PII] uridylyltransferase, with the protein MATIPLPDTKAVNEPTRAFQARRAQLLETVKTVDAREFLESLAAAVDEYFRSSFAQSAVGPQMGIMTNPYALIALGGYGRGEQCVYSDIDLLFLFENKVPAEAEALVQEIIYPLWDMGLEVGHATRSIKECIQLARQDLEVLTALLDGRFICGMSPLFHRLMERLRHKLISVNPSKLITALVESNQRRHERFGDSAYLLEPNLKEGQGGLRDYHTMLWVARIQSDAKSSRDLEYYGYLSNDEYTELQRSLSFVWSVRNQLHLFMGRKLDQLHLEHQTRLAEVMNVAPVNGHLPVEMLMGDLHGHMEFIKQCYRMFIYELDQRKRLKRKNKALKDTLVPGLKFNRGLLNFVSPEAILKNPLLLIYIFVESAVHKAPLSAEARRLIKEFGHMVDEPGFRHSPEVVEAFERVLARPVSGFNVLNDMLETGFLAHFIPEFKGVTNRIQFDQYHLYPVARHLLLSVRHLKHIVTARGDGSGDPLGPKIYQEIRHKKALLWATLLHDIGKAEAAGGHSERGAEMAARMLTERGIAESDVETAAFLVREHLTLFETATRRDINDEETALYVARRIVKPERLKMLYLLSVADAMATGPKAWNDWTASLMRSLFLRTLNVMEKGELVSKKALRIIAEKKERILVASRSAQEREDNLRLMEFMSPRYLLHTPSQEIPQHIELFGRLGEHPFVWRIDKSADGKTRTITLCAKDRPGLLSRVAGVLTLNSINILDFRIFTWRNNVALDIFDVQAPPDLIFEDERWQRAERHLLAALNDELDLSSELASKQGGFRTLQAKEMTKKRPQKVIIDNETSSFFTIIEVIAWDFPGLLYRITDAIFRCRLDIWVAKIANQVDQVVDVFYVRSFDGEKVDSPEEESHIRETIGAILQ; encoded by the coding sequence ATGGCAACGATACCGTTACCCGATACGAAAGCAGTCAATGAACCGACCCGGGCATTTCAAGCGCGCCGCGCGCAATTGCTCGAGACCGTGAAAACCGTCGATGCCCGGGAGTTTCTCGAATCCCTTGCCGCGGCGGTGGACGAGTACTTTCGATCCAGTTTTGCCCAGAGTGCCGTGGGGCCCCAAATGGGCATCATGACCAACCCATACGCATTGATCGCCCTGGGTGGGTACGGTCGCGGCGAACAATGCGTCTATTCGGATATCGACCTGCTTTTTCTCTTCGAGAACAAGGTGCCGGCCGAGGCTGAGGCCCTGGTGCAGGAGATCATCTATCCGCTCTGGGACATGGGCCTCGAGGTGGGGCATGCCACCCGGTCGATCAAAGAGTGCATCCAGCTGGCGCGCCAGGATCTCGAGGTGCTGACCGCGCTGCTGGACGGCCGTTTCATCTGCGGCATGTCCCCGCTGTTTCACCGCTTGATGGAACGACTGCGCCACAAGTTGATCAGCGTCAACCCGTCCAAGCTGATTACCGCGCTGGTGGAATCCAACCAGCGGCGCCACGAGCGTTTCGGCGACAGCGCCTATCTGCTTGAGCCCAATCTCAAGGAGGGACAGGGCGGTCTGCGCGACTACCACACCATGCTCTGGGTGGCCCGCATTCAGTCGGATGCGAAGTCGTCCCGGGACCTGGAGTATTACGGATACCTCTCCAACGACGAATATACCGAGCTGCAGCGCTCGCTCTCCTTCGTCTGGTCGGTGCGCAACCAGCTTCACCTGTTCATGGGGCGCAAGCTCGACCAACTTCACCTGGAGCACCAGACCCGGCTGGCCGAGGTGATGAATGTGGCCCCGGTGAACGGTCACCTGCCGGTGGAGATGTTGATGGGCGACCTTCACGGACACATGGAGTTCATCAAGCAGTGCTACCGGATGTTCATCTATGAGTTGGACCAGCGCAAGCGTCTCAAACGCAAGAACAAGGCCCTCAAGGACACGCTCGTTCCGGGTCTCAAATTCAACCGGGGGCTGCTCAACTTCGTGTCGCCCGAGGCAATTTTAAAAAATCCGCTGCTGTTGATCTACATTTTTGTCGAGAGCGCGGTGCACAAGGCCCCCTTGAGCGCTGAAGCCCGCCGTCTGATCAAGGAGTTCGGCCACATGGTCGATGAACCCGGGTTCCGGCATTCCCCTGAAGTGGTGGAGGCGTTCGAACGGGTGCTGGCCCGTCCCGTGTCCGGCTTCAATGTCCTTAACGATATGCTGGAAACCGGCTTTCTGGCGCACTTCATCCCCGAGTTCAAGGGGGTGACCAACCGGATTCAATTCGATCAATACCATCTCTATCCGGTGGCCCGTCACCTGCTGCTCAGCGTCCGCCACCTCAAACACATCGTCACGGCCAGGGGAGACGGATCGGGCGATCCCCTGGGACCCAAAATTTACCAGGAGATCCGGCACAAAAAAGCGTTGCTGTGGGCGACCCTGCTGCACGATATCGGCAAGGCCGAGGCAGCCGGCGGCCATTCAGAACGGGGCGCCGAGATGGCGGCCCGCATGCTCACTGAGCGGGGCATCGCGGAGAGCGACGTGGAAACCGCCGCGTTTCTGGTGCGCGAGCATCTCACTCTTTTTGAAACCGCCACCCGCAGGGATATCAACGACGAAGAGACGGCGCTCTATGTGGCGCGGCGTATCGTCAAGCCCGAGCGGTTGAAAATGCTCTACCTGCTCAGCGTGGCCGATGCCATGGCCACCGGCCCCAAGGCCTGGAACGACTGGACTGCCTCGTTGATGCGATCGCTCTTTTTGAGAACCTTGAATGTCATGGAAAAGGGTGAGCTGGTCTCCAAAAAAGCGCTTCGCATCATCGCGGAGAAGAAGGAGCGCATTCTCGTCGCTTCCCGATCGGCCCAGGAGCGAGAGGACAACCTGCGGCTGATGGAGTTCATGTCGCCGCGCTACCTGCTGCACACCCCGTCGCAGGAGATTCCGCAGCATATCGAGCTGTTCGGCCGGCTCGGAGAGCATCCTTTCGTGTGGCGAATCGACAAATCGGCCGACGGCAAGACGCGCACTATCACCCTGTGCGCCAAGGACCGGCCCGGCTTGCTGTCGCGTGTGGCCGGCGTGTTGACCCTGAACAGTATCAATATTCTGGATTTCCGGATCTTTACCTGGCGCAACAACGTGGCCCTGGACATTTTCGATGTGCAGGCTCCGCCGGACCTGATTTTCGAGGACGAGCGCTGGCAGCGCGCCGAACGTCACCTGCTGGCGGCTTTGAACGACGAACTGGACCTCTCTTCCGAACTGGCCAGCAAGCAGGGCGGCTTTCGCACCCTTCAGGCCAAGGAGATGACCAAGAAGCGCCCCCAGAAAGTGATCATCGATAACGAAACCTCCAGTTTCTTTACCATTATCGAAGTGATCGCCTGGGATTTTCCAGGATTGCTCTACCGCATCACCGACGCGATCTTCAGGTGCCGGCTGGATATCTGGGTGGCCAAGATCGCCAACCAGGTGGATCAGGTGGTTGATGTTTTTTACGTCCGCAGTTTTGATGGCGAGAAGGTGGATTCTCCCGAAGAGGAATCCCATATCCGCGAGACCATCGGCGCGATCTTGCAATAG
- a CDS encoding ammonium transporter, with product MFSKLLQFFVPLTLFTAAPAFASDALDTGNTAWMIVSTALVMMMTPAGLALFYGGMSRYKNLLNTYAMTFAAYCLASVVWVVWGYSLAFGPDKAGMVGGWDYFLLSGIGVDSLSGSIPQYVFIVFQMTFAGITLALVIGSIVDRLRFSAWIVFSVLWVTLVYCPVAHWAWGGGWMAKMGALDFAGGTVVHINAGVAGLVLALVLGKRIGYGKEAMFPSSVTLTALGAALLWFGWFGFNAGSQLAADGLAGSAFLVTNTSAAVGALAWMLAEWSMEKKPTLLGMASGAVAGLVGITPAAGFVGLGAALIIGIGAGVLGFVFVAKLKRRFGYDDSLDAFGVHGICGIWGALATGIFANPSVNTLGTGLIYGNPRQLWIQFLSIIGTAAYSAVATLIVIGLTRLVTGPLRIDPESEIVGLDGAFHGERGFEIQ from the coding sequence ATGTTTTCAAAATTGCTGCAGTTTTTCGTTCCCTTGACGCTTTTCACGGCGGCGCCCGCATTTGCATCCGACGCGTTGGACACCGGCAACACGGCCTGGATGATCGTCTCCACGGCACTGGTGATGATGATGACCCCAGCCGGTCTGGCCCTGTTTTACGGCGGGATGTCCCGCTATAAAAATCTGCTCAACACCTATGCCATGACCTTTGCGGCATACTGCCTGGCCAGTGTGGTGTGGGTGGTGTGGGGATACAGCCTGGCCTTCGGCCCCGACAAGGCCGGGATGGTCGGCGGATGGGATTATTTTCTGCTCTCCGGCATCGGCGTCGACTCTCTGTCCGGATCGATTCCCCAATATGTCTTCATCGTGTTCCAGATGACCTTCGCCGGCATCACCCTGGCCCTGGTCATCGGCTCCATCGTGGACCGCCTGCGATTTTCCGCCTGGATCGTCTTCTCCGTGTTATGGGTCACCCTGGTCTACTGCCCGGTGGCCCACTGGGCCTGGGGCGGCGGCTGGATGGCCAAAATGGGGGCTCTCGATTTCGCCGGCGGCACGGTGGTGCACATCAACGCCGGTGTGGCCGGACTGGTGCTGGCCCTGGTCCTGGGCAAGCGCATCGGTTACGGCAAAGAGGCCATGTTTCCCTCCAGCGTGACCCTCACCGCACTGGGCGCGGCGCTGCTATGGTTCGGCTGGTTCGGATTCAACGCCGGCAGCCAACTGGCGGCCGACGGTCTGGCCGGTTCGGCTTTCCTGGTTACCAATACGTCCGCGGCCGTGGGGGCCCTGGCCTGGATGCTCGCCGAGTGGTCCATGGAGAAGAAACCGACCCTGCTGGGTATGGCCTCGGGGGCCGTGGCCGGATTGGTGGGCATCACCCCGGCGGCGGGTTTCGTAGGTCTGGGCGCGGCCTTGATCATCGGCATCGGGGCCGGTGTGCTGGGGTTCGTGTTCGTCGCCAAACTCAAGCGTCGGTTCGGTTATGACGATTCGCTGGATGCCTTCGGCGTGCACGGCATATGCGGCATCTGGGGTGCGCTGGCCACCGGCATCTTCGCCAACCCGTCGGTCAACACCCTGGGAACTGGATTGATCTACGGCAACCCCAGGCAGCTGTGGATCCAATTCCTTTCGATCATCGGCACGGCCGCCTATTCGGCCGTGGCCACCTTGATCGTGATCGGTCTGACGCGGCTGGTCACAGGCCCCTTGAGGATCGACCCCGAAAGTGAGATTGTGGGTCTGGATGGCGCATTTCACGGTGAGCGCGGTTTCGAGATTCAGTGA
- a CDS encoding ammonium transporter encodes MKSMRIIGLGLIFLLGGLAGAWADEPTPMSNKEAIDLVQTHANYMWTLVAACLVFFMQAGFAMVETGFTRAKNAINIMMKNLMDFSMGSIAFWAVGFGLMFGATKTGWFGTSGFFFSDFSPDGDPWVLAFWMFQVVFAATAATIVSGAMAERTKFVGYLVYSAIVSAVIYPIFGSWAWGGLFNGGGWLEGLGFIDFAGSTVVHSVGGWAALAGALVLGPRMGKYGKDGSIKPIMGHSMTLAALGVFILWLGWFGFNPGSTTTADKSIAMIFVNTNLAAAAGCIMAMFTSWIKFGKPEVGMSLNGALAGLVGITAGCANVSPGSSIIIGAVAGVLVVLSVVFFDRIRVDDPVGAVSVHGVCGAWGTLAAGLFNMGGTSMAIIGVQLLGMAACFVWTFTLAFTMFKLIDKIVGLRVSPEEELEGLDLTEHGGVAYPDFGVASTHGGIAPLGGGPMTPGAVRVGIPVNQE; translated from the coding sequence ATGAAATCAATGCGAATCATAGGACTGGGGTTGATCTTTTTGCTTGGCGGTCTGGCCGGCGCCTGGGCTGACGAGCCCACGCCGATGAGCAACAAGGAGGCTATCGATCTGGTGCAGACCCATGCCAACTACATGTGGACCCTTGTAGCGGCGTGTCTGGTGTTTTTCATGCAGGCCGGTTTCGCCATGGTCGAAACGGGGTTTACCCGGGCCAAGAACGCCATCAACATCATGATGAAGAACCTCATGGACTTCTCAATGGGCAGCATCGCTTTCTGGGCCGTCGGTTTCGGCCTGATGTTCGGCGCCACCAAAACCGGATGGTTCGGCACATCGGGGTTCTTTTTCAGTGATTTTTCACCGGATGGCGATCCGTGGGTCCTGGCCTTCTGGATGTTCCAGGTGGTTTTCGCGGCCACGGCCGCCACGATCGTCTCCGGCGCCATGGCCGAAAGGACCAAATTTGTCGGCTACCTGGTCTACAGCGCCATCGTCAGTGCCGTGATCTATCCCATCTTCGGCAGTTGGGCCTGGGGCGGTCTGTTCAATGGCGGCGGCTGGCTGGAAGGTTTGGGTTTCATCGATTTCGCCGGGTCGACGGTGGTGCACTCCGTGGGTGGCTGGGCGGCCCTGGCCGGCGCCCTCGTTCTGGGACCCCGTATGGGCAAGTACGGAAAAGACGGATCGATCAAGCCGATCATGGGGCACAGCATGACCCTGGCGGCTCTCGGCGTCTTCATCCTCTGGCTGGGCTGGTTCGGTTTCAACCCCGGCTCCACCACAACGGCGGACAAGAGCATTGCCATGATCTTCGTCAACACCAACCTGGCTGCTGCCGCCGGCTGTATCATGGCCATGTTTACCTCGTGGATCAAGTTCGGCAAACCGGAAGTGGGCATGAGTCTGAACGGCGCCCTGGCCGGATTGGTGGGTATCACGGCTGGATGTGCCAACGTATCGCCCGGCAGTTCGATCATCATCGGCGCCGTGGCCGGTGTCCTGGTGGTGCTCTCTGTGGTCTTCTTCGATCGTATCCGGGTGGATGATCCGGTGGGCGCGGTTTCGGTGCACGGTGTCTGCGGGGCCTGGGGCACGCTGGCCGCCGGCCTGTTCAACATGGGCGGCACGAGCATGGCCATCATCGGCGTGCAGTTGCTGGGTATGGCCGCCTGCTTCGTGTGGACCTTTACGTTGGCTTTCACCATGTTCAAGTTGATCGACAAAATTGTGGGGTTGCGTGTCTCCCCGGAAGAGGAGCTGGAGGGATTGGATTTGACCGAGCATGGCGGCGTGGCCTATCCTGACTTCGGCGTGGCCTCCACCCATGGCGGTATCGCCCCGTTGGGCGGTGGACCGATGACCCCCGGCGCCGTGCGGGTCGGGATTCCGGTCAACCAGGAGTAG